In Desulfotignum phosphitoxidans DSM 13687, a single window of DNA contains:
- a CDS encoding putative bifunctional diguanylate cyclase/phosphodiesterase: MQVVQILGTIIVGLSETEQLASADRIKRSYIWRVAMASILVAVIAALLGRLSWQLQKSRARVMEAQAEHARNVEYLAYHDNLTGLPNRALFSRLLYRQIQHAHRYKKQLALMFLDLDRFKEINDSLGHEAGDDLLKKMGRRLGESLRESDLVARLGGDEFIILLPEITEETQVTTVAGKILAAVAKPFTLAEQEFRITISIGIAMFPADGEDEQTLMKNADIAMYHAKEGGKNSFRFYSEKLNTDSLERLSLESGLRNALENNEFRLFYQSKQDMATGRMTGIEALLRWQHPDLGLIPPMQFIPLAEENGLIIPIGRWVFKTACRQNLAWQAQGFPKLSMAVNISRRQFFDEDFLKDVGDALQESQMAPELLELEITESVLMHDMDRTIGILKELKQMGVRVAIDDFGTGYSSLSKLREFPLDTLKIDGSFIQNMIPHAEIKNLTTALIDLGRSLGFTVVAEGVESKEQADLLRTHSCDQFQGFYINKPMPPEEFTLNWTTG; encoded by the coding sequence ATGCAAGTGGTTCAAATTTTGGGGACCATTATAGTTGGCCTTTCAGAAACAGAACAACTTGCCTCTGCCGACCGGATCAAGCGCAGCTACATCTGGCGCGTCGCCATGGCCAGCATACTGGTGGCCGTGATCGCGGCCCTGCTCGGCCGGTTGAGCTGGCAGCTCCAGAAGTCGCGCGCGCGTGTCATGGAAGCGCAGGCCGAACACGCGCGGAACGTCGAATATCTCGCCTATCACGACAATCTCACGGGTCTGCCGAACCGGGCCCTGTTCAGCCGGCTTCTTTACCGTCAAATACAGCACGCACACCGTTATAAAAAACAGCTGGCGTTGATGTTTCTCGACCTTGACCGCTTCAAGGAAATCAATGACTCGCTCGGCCATGAGGCGGGCGACGATTTACTCAAGAAAATGGGCAGACGGCTCGGGGAATCCCTGCGGGAAAGTGACCTGGTTGCGCGGCTGGGAGGGGACGAGTTTATAATACTGCTCCCCGAAATTACTGAGGAAACCCAGGTGACCACGGTTGCCGGAAAAATTCTGGCAGCCGTGGCAAAGCCTTTTACACTTGCTGAACAGGAGTTTCGCATCACAATCAGTATCGGCATTGCCATGTTTCCGGCCGATGGTGAAGATGAACAGACACTGATGAAAAATGCCGATATTGCCATGTATCACGCAAAAGAGGGAGGAAAAAACAGCTTCCGGTTCTACTCCGAAAAGCTGAACACGGACTCGCTGGAACGACTCTCCCTGGAATCGGGCCTGCGCAACGCCCTGGAAAACAATGAATTCCGCCTTTTTTACCAGAGCAAGCAGGACATGGCCACGGGCCGCATGACCGGCATAGAGGCGCTGCTGCGATGGCAGCATCCCGATCTCGGTTTGATCCCGCCGATGCAGTTTATCCCCCTGGCCGAAGAAAACGGGCTCATCATTCCCATCGGGCGCTGGGTGTTCAAAACCGCCTGCCGTCAGAACCTTGCATGGCAAGCCCAGGGATTTCCAAAATTGAGTATGGCCGTGAACATCTCCAGGCGGCAGTTCTTTGATGAAGATTTCTTAAAGGACGTCGGGGACGCGCTGCAGGAAAGCCAAATGGCACCCGAGCTGCTCGAACTGGAAATCACGGAGTCCGTTCTCATGCACGACATGGACAGAACGATCGGAATTCTCAAGGAGTTGAAACAGATGGGGGTCCGCGTAGCGATCGATGATTTCGGTACGGGGTATTCATCACTGTCCAAATTAAGGGAGTTCCCGCTTGACACCCTTAAAATCGACGGCTCGTTCATTCAGAATATGATTCCTCACGCTGAAATCAAAAATTTGACCACGGCCCTTATTGATCTGGGCAGAAGCCTGGGTTTCACCGTGGTCGCAGAAGGCGTGGAGTCCAAGGAACAGGCGGATCTTCTTAGAACCCATTCCTGCGACCAGTTCCAGGGTTTCTACATAAACAAACCAATGCCGCCCGAGGAGTTCACCTTGAACTGGACAACCGGGTGA